Within Plasmodium vinckei vinckei genome assembly, chromosome: PVVCY_12, the genomic segment CTCATTTGTCttttatccatttttaagtttttttttcatttcgtTATTTTTTGGTATTATAGAAGCTTaaaatttcaaatatatcCACAGATTTATTCCGctttaattatttgttaTGTAACATGctcataatataatttttttgatgtttttatttattacaaattttataaatatatggtTTTTTATGactctatttttattttatactctttttataattcgccatacaattttattaattcgAATTACTAAAAGAGCAATGCTCAGacttatatgttttattctttacattttattttttattttcaactTTTTGGATGTTTCCAATAACCATATagaaaacataaaaataaatagtaaataatatattacaaaaaaaaataataaatatatacatatgctTCCCCACATGCAATGCcataacaaaatataaaactcaaataaatgatattttGTGAAAATTCGGTttgataaacaaaataaaaatgggtgtaatttatataatttgtagCATTTGTTGAAGCTGCTTATTATCATGTAATTCTTGTATTTTGTCTATTCCCCCTACAAACTttccatttatatataattgagGAAATGTAGGCCATttagaatatatttttaaagaatGTTTTAACACAtcatcatttaaaatatttacagtatatatttcttttgctttatttaattttaaaatatttattgctaatttactatatttacaaaatggATTTAAAGCTGTTCctttcataaataaaactagtttatgtttttttaatatattttcaattaaaTCAATATTATCTTGACTTAATTCAGTATTTAATTCTGTTTGTTCCATGCTTTTACAATCTACTTcattattatgcatatcacataaatcattattcaaatttgtttctttactatattttgtattatccCCCTTTTCACCAGATACTATTTCTTCGCTCGAAAATGTAGCTTCTTCTTGTCGATGATGTTTCCccttttcatattttatctcatcatttttattgtaattatatttttcattttgtttaaaatCGGTTTGATATTCT encodes:
- a CDS encoding glutaredoxin-like protein gives rise to the protein MSKYKIASYMICCHGVFKIYLTYKSYFLEQNLDQANKFLSIKNNMLTFCERINNNTKEYNTVLVKSNTLNESNPTEYQTDFKQNEKYNYNKNDEIKYEKGKHHRQEEATFSSEEIVSGEKGDNTKYSKETNLNNDLCDMHNNEVDCKSMEQTELNTELSQDNIDLIENILKKHKLVLFMKGTALNPFCKYSKLAINILKLNKAKEIYTVNILNDDVLKHSLKIYSKWPTFPQLYINGKFVGGIDKIQELHDNKQLQQMLQII